In Dermatophilus congolensis, a genomic segment contains:
- a CDS encoding 3-oxoacyl-ACP synthase III, whose amino-acid sequence MSGNASYHLSNCSILAVTTVEAPEIVTSAELDAALAPAYAETRTVAGQLERLAGVKQRRWFPADEDFTDGAVEAGRRALQTAGIAPEQVGLVINASVTRPHLEPGISAKVHAELGLPRNCMDFDVTNACLGVVNGMQIAGTMIDAGQIRYGLIVASESSRQMQEATIKRLNAGGATKSDVKQAFATMTLGSGAVAILIGPSDAHPEGHRLLGGITRAGTEHHRLCVGSMDGMRTEASKLFREGIDLALDAYTESAEDGWDWKDMDWYVAHQTSTAHIATLAQRLDKPLEKFPTTISEYGNIGPAAMPYTLGTFQDQFATGDRLLLMGIGSGLNASFVEVQW is encoded by the coding sequence ATGAGCGGCAACGCTTCCTACCATCTGTCGAACTGTTCCATCCTCGCGGTCACCACCGTGGAAGCCCCCGAGATCGTCACCTCGGCTGAACTCGATGCGGCTCTGGCACCGGCATACGCCGAAACACGTACCGTCGCCGGACAACTGGAACGCCTCGCCGGAGTGAAGCAACGCCGTTGGTTCCCCGCTGACGAAGATTTCACCGACGGGGCTGTCGAAGCAGGCCGGCGCGCTCTCCAAACCGCCGGTATAGCCCCTGAACAGGTTGGCCTTGTCATCAACGCCTCCGTGACCAGGCCGCACCTCGAACCAGGTATCTCCGCCAAAGTCCACGCCGAACTTGGCCTACCCCGTAACTGCATGGACTTCGACGTAACCAACGCCTGCCTCGGCGTTGTCAATGGAATGCAGATCGCTGGCACCATGATCGACGCTGGCCAGATCCGCTATGGCCTCATCGTGGCTTCTGAAAGCTCCCGCCAAATGCAAGAAGCCACCATCAAACGTCTCAACGCTGGTGGAGCCACCAAATCCGACGTCAAACAAGCCTTCGCCACCATGACCCTTGGCAGCGGCGCCGTCGCTATCCTCATCGGTCCCAGCGATGCCCACCCCGAAGGACACCGCCTCCTCGGCGGCATCACCCGCGCCGGAACCGAACACCACCGACTATGTGTCGGAAGCATGGACGGTATGCGCACCGAAGCCAGCAAACTCTTCCGCGAAGGCATCGACCTGGCTCTGGACGCCTACACCGAATCGGCAGAAGACGGTTGGGACTGGAAAGACATGGACTGGTACGTCGCTCACCAGACCTCCACCGCTCACATCGCCACCCTCGCCCAACGGCTAGACAAACCACTGGAGAAATTCCCCACCACCATTTCCGAATACGGCAACATCGGCCCCGCCGCGATGCCCTACACCTTGGGCACCTTCCAAGACCAGTTCGCTACCGGTGACCGTCTGCTCCTCATGGGTATCGGATCCGGACTCAACGCCTCATTCGTTGAGGTCCAGTGGTGA
- a CDS encoding methionine ABC transporter permease, which produces MTTTIQDAMPELMEALGQTLWMSSWAFVLTIIFGMASGVLLRLTSPDGLTPNKIVYGGFGALINLGRSLPFLILLIALIPVTRLIVGSAIGPTAAIVPLTVGAVPFYARVVESALREVDPGKIEAAIVMGSDTKAIVRKVLIPESMPGLVSGATLTLVTLIGYSTMAGVIGGGGVGDFAIRYGYQRFDAAVTLVAVVILIIIVQAVQTAGDAIVRGMNHKR; this is translated from the coding sequence ATGACCACCACGATCCAGGACGCAATGCCCGAGCTCATGGAGGCCCTCGGCCAGACCCTATGGATGAGCAGCTGGGCTTTCGTGCTCACCATCATTTTTGGCATGGCCAGCGGCGTCTTACTGCGACTGACCAGCCCAGATGGCTTGACCCCAAACAAAATTGTCTACGGCGGGTTCGGGGCACTGATCAACCTTGGGCGCTCGCTGCCGTTCTTGATCCTGCTCATCGCGCTCATTCCGGTCACACGACTCATCGTCGGCTCGGCGATTGGTCCTACCGCCGCGATTGTTCCCCTGACTGTCGGTGCCGTTCCCTTCTATGCCCGAGTCGTTGAATCAGCTCTACGAGAAGTCGACCCCGGAAAAATCGAGGCCGCCATCGTCATGGGCTCGGACACCAAAGCCATTGTCCGCAAAGTCCTCATCCCTGAATCCATGCCAGGACTGGTCTCCGGGGCCACCCTGACTCTTGTCACCCTTATCGGCTACTCCACCATGGCCGGTGTCATTGGCGGTGGTGGTGTCGGCGACTTCGCCATCCGCTACGGCTATCAGCGATTCGATGCCGCCGTCACACTCGTAGCCGTCGTCATCCTCATCATCATCGTGCAGGCCGTCCAGACCGCAGGCGACGCTATCGTCCGCGGTATGAATCACAAACGCTGA
- a CDS encoding methionine ABC transporter ATP-binding protein, translating to MIEIDSVTKVYPGRGGSAEVTAVDDVTLTIDSGQIFGILGRSGAGKTTLLRCLNFLEHPTSGRISIDGVNFTSLKPAELRAKRQSIGTVFQHFNLLHARTAAENISYPMEISGVPAAERSTRVAELLELVGLADRGSNYPSQLSGGQKQRVGIARALAGNPSVLLCDEATSALDPHTTEQILDLIKDINARTGVTVVMITHEAEVVRRICDAAAFMEGGRVVETGQLLDLIANPASRLAEMLLPTGQPDVADQGRALVLGFANENAVEPMIADLARETGIELAILSGTVERVAGRRVGRLMVTVPGTSADDVAAAQSAVATYFEARGVSVTPR from the coding sequence GTGATCGAGATCGACTCCGTCACCAAGGTCTACCCAGGCCGTGGTGGCTCAGCAGAGGTGACCGCCGTCGACGACGTCACCCTGACCATCGATTCCGGACAGATCTTCGGGATCCTCGGCCGTAGCGGCGCAGGAAAAACCACCCTGCTGCGCTGCTTGAACTTCCTTGAACACCCCACCAGTGGCCGTATCAGTATCGATGGTGTCAATTTCACTAGCCTCAAACCCGCCGAACTTCGCGCCAAGCGTCAAAGCATCGGCACAGTGTTCCAGCACTTCAACTTGCTACATGCCCGCACCGCTGCTGAGAACATCTCCTACCCTATGGAGATCTCCGGTGTCCCTGCAGCTGAGCGCAGCACCCGCGTGGCTGAACTTCTTGAACTTGTTGGTCTAGCAGACCGCGGAAGTAACTATCCTTCCCAGCTTTCTGGCGGTCAGAAACAGCGTGTCGGTATCGCCCGGGCCCTGGCAGGTAACCCCTCAGTTCTCCTGTGCGACGAAGCCACCAGCGCGCTGGATCCGCACACCACCGAGCAGATCCTTGACCTGATCAAAGACATCAACGCTCGCACTGGTGTCACGGTCGTGATGATCACTCACGAAGCCGAAGTGGTCCGCCGTATTTGTGACGCTGCTGCCTTCATGGAGGGCGGACGAGTCGTCGAAACAGGACAGCTGCTTGACCTCATCGCCAACCCCGCCTCGCGACTGGCTGAAATGCTGCTTCCCACTGGGCAACCTGATGTCGCTGACCAAGGCCGCGCTCTCGTATTGGGATTCGCCAACGAAAACGCTGTCGAGCCTATGATTGCCGATCTCGCCCGCGAAACCGGAATTGAACTGGCTATCCTCTCCGGCACCGTGGAACGTGTCGCCGGGCGCCGCGTGGGACGACTCATGGTCACCGTTCCCGGCACCAGTGCAGACGACGTCGCCGCCGCGCAGAGCGCCGTCGCCACCTACTTCGAAGCGCGGGGAGTGAGCGTGACACCGCGATGA